A region from the Desulfomarina profundi genome encodes:
- the ettA gene encoding energy-dependent translational throttle protein EttA: MSTDDKKIIYSMIKVNKYYDNKPVLKDISLSYFYGAKIGVLGLNGSGKSTLLRILAGIETEFNGETHLSPGLKVDYLPQEPSLEPEKTVKEIVEEGVRETVDLLNEFNEINEKFAEPMSDQEMQDLIERQGTVQEKLDNLSAWDLDSRLEMAMDALRCPPSETKCGILSGGEQRRVALCRILLKQPDILLLDEPTNHLDAESVAWLEHHLQTYPGTVIAVTHDRYFLDNVAGWILELDRGIGIPWKGNYSSWLEQKEKRLSLEEKRESDRRRTLKRELEWIKMSPKGKRSKSKARISSYEKLLSQETEKLAKDLEIFIPPGPRLGKVVIEAENVSKSFGDRLLVENMNFSLPPGGIVGIIGPNGAGKSTLFKMITGEETPDSGTIRIGETVKLAYADQSRDTLDPESSIWQAISDNQDTVWLGTQEVNSRAYVAKFNFSGSEQQKKVGLLSGGQRNRVHLARTLKEGGNVLLLDEPTNDLDVNTLRALEEALENFGGCGVVISHDRWFLDRIATHILAFEGDSQVVWFEGNYSDYEKDRKARLGAEADRPHRIKYRQLTR, translated from the coding sequence ATGAGCACAGATGATAAAAAAATTATCTATTCGATGATAAAGGTCAATAAATATTATGATAATAAACCCGTATTGAAAGATATTTCTCTCTCCTATTTCTACGGAGCAAAGATCGGCGTACTTGGACTTAACGGTTCTGGTAAAAGTACCCTGTTGAGAATACTGGCAGGGATTGAAACAGAATTTAACGGTGAAACCCATTTATCACCGGGATTGAAAGTGGATTACCTGCCCCAGGAACCGTCACTTGAACCCGAAAAAACGGTAAAGGAAATCGTTGAGGAAGGTGTCAGGGAAACCGTTGATCTTCTCAATGAGTTCAATGAAATTAATGAAAAATTTGCAGAACCCATGTCCGATCAGGAAATGCAGGATCTCATTGAACGACAGGGAACTGTCCAGGAAAAGCTGGATAACCTGTCAGCCTGGGATCTTGACAGCCGTCTTGAGATGGCAATGGATGCTCTGCGCTGTCCTCCTTCGGAAACGAAGTGCGGCATCCTGTCCGGCGGCGAACAGCGTCGTGTTGCCCTTTGCCGCATACTTCTCAAACAACCTGATATCCTTCTGCTTGACGAACCGACTAATCATCTGGATGCAGAGTCTGTTGCATGGCTTGAGCACCATCTGCAAACCTATCCGGGAACTGTTATAGCTGTAACCCATGACAGGTATTTCCTGGATAATGTTGCCGGCTGGATTCTTGAACTGGACAGGGGAATAGGCATTCCCTGGAAAGGAAATTATTCATCCTGGCTTGAACAGAAGGAGAAACGTCTGTCTTTAGAGGAAAAAAGAGAAAGTGACCGCAGACGAACCCTGAAAAGGGAACTCGAATGGATAAAGATGTCACCAAAGGGTAAAAGAAGCAAGTCAAAGGCGAGAATCAGTTCCTATGAAAAATTGCTGTCTCAGGAAACCGAGAAACTGGCAAAGGATCTTGAAATTTTCATACCTCCCGGGCCTCGTCTCGGTAAGGTTGTTATTGAAGCTGAAAATGTCAGCAAATCTTTTGGAGATCGTCTGCTTGTTGAAAATATGAACTTCAGTCTTCCTCCGGGCGGTATTGTCGGGATTATCGGGCCGAATGGAGCCGGGAAAAGTACCCTGTTCAAGATGATCACCGGTGAGGAAACTCCCGATTCAGGCACCATACGTATCGGGGAAACGGTTAAGCTCGCATATGCTGATCAGTCTCGAGATACACTGGATCCGGAATCATCTATCTGGCAGGCCATTTCTGACAATCAGGACACGGTCTGGCTCGGCACCCAGGAAGTTAACAGCCGGGCCTACGTGGCCAAATTTAATTTTTCCGGTTCTGAACAACAGAAAAAAGTGGGCCTTCTATCAGGGGGGCAGCGCAACAGGGTCCACCTGGCTCGAACACTCAAGGAAGGCGGGAATGTTCTTCTACTGGATGAACCGACGAATGATCTTGACGTCAATACACTCAGAGCTCTGGAAGAGGCCCTTGAAAATTTCGGAGGCTGTGGTGTGGTAATCAGCCATGATCGTTGGTTCCTTGACAGAATTGCTACCCATATCCTTGCTTTCGAAGGCGACTCGCAGGTTGTATGGTTTGAAGGGAATTATTCTGATTATGAAAAAGACAGAAAAGCCAGATTAGGCGCTGAAGCTGACCGCCCCCACAGAATTAAGTACAGGCAGCTGACGAGATAA
- a CDS encoding 4Fe-4S dicluster domain-containing protein has protein sequence MQYGMIIDLERCVGCHACTIACKAEWEVPVEFARNWVYRMGPEMVDGEMASTYYPGLCNHCTDPVCVPECPADPVEVTFKDAKTGKTKTMEVAATWKDPFDGTVQIDKSRCLGCGACADACPYNARYVNPDLVDDVSEDGKADKCTYCKPRVEAGGIPACVQTCIAGARIFGDLDDPNSEVSKYVKKGAKGIEPDGGELGPNSRYYGKKKDMSLLFRTHTPELADLGSARRRAMLASLAKPAIKTIRNLGLIGAVGSILMNENNTSEDKE, from the coding sequence ATGCAATATGGAATGATTATTGACCTCGAACGATGTGTCGGCTGTCATGCCTGCACCATAGCCTGTAAGGCCGAATGGGAGGTCCCTGTGGAATTCGCCCGAAACTGGGTATACAGGATGGGACCTGAAATGGTTGACGGCGAGATGGCTTCCACCTACTACCCGGGATTGTGCAATCATTGTACTGATCCGGTTTGTGTCCCCGAATGCCCGGCTGACCCGGTGGAAGTTACATTTAAAGATGCGAAAACAGGCAAAACTAAAACAATGGAAGTTGCCGCCACCTGGAAAGATCCTTTTGACGGAACTGTTCAGATAGACAAGAGCCGATGTCTCGGCTGTGGGGCCTGTGCAGACGCCTGTCCGTATAATGCTCGCTATGTCAACCCTGATCTTGTTGATGATGTTTCAGAAGATGGCAAGGCAGATAAATGTACTTACTGCAAACCACGTGTTGAAGCTGGCGGTATACCTGCCTGTGTTCAGACCTGCATAGCTGGTGCGAGGATCTTTGGAGATCTGGATGATCCGAATTCGGAAGTTTCTAAATATGTAAAGAAAGGAGCCAAGGGTATTGAGCCCGACGGTGGTGAACTTGGCCCGAATTCCCGTTACTACGGCAAAAAGAAGGACATGAGTCTTCTTTTCAGGACCCATACTCCGGAACTTGCCGATCTCGGCAGTGCAAGACGTCGCGCCATGCTCGCGTCTCTTGCAAAACCGGCAATCAAAACCATCAGAAATCTTGGTCTGATCGGTGCTGTCGGTTCCATTCTCATGAATGAAAACAATACATCAGAAGATAAGGAATAA
- a CDS encoding molybdopterin-containing oxidoreductase family protein: MAFNLTRRKFLQSASLAAVALPLSRAIASESGVKRSPLEAKGSFKDETVVGGICEMCFWRCQLVGKKRGGRLVKLEGNPKSIDNGTSICARGNAGIKLLYDPDRLKFPLKNVGERGNPKWKKISWKEALDECGNKLKAVEDKYGAKGICVFPHGSSAKYPMHFFERTVGTKNVSEASFFQCRGIRDTAYVATIGKAPGEKVDMPNAKVIFLLGGHFGENIHVSHIKRYLKGLQNGAKLIVVDPRYSASAAKSDIWVPIKPGTDTAFLLGIMNYLIATKKYDADFVDEYGDGFEEFAKGIEEWSLEKAAAACDLTVQQIKEVADLLADNAPNVSIHPGRHVSWYGNDFQRQRSLACLTGLLGAFYVKGGWVPAIGPKVGKLSWEHKEHEEEFNLNLNSDDELYHPFTPPGTPTELIRDAALTGKPHPIKGCVIWGQNPIQTIPGQEKMKNVLRQMDFVMCVDVMPTDITMWADILLPEVSYLERYDYIKTGTQWDLSEKQQQFISARMPLVSPLFERKDQVFITNEIAKRMGYEEDIPVKTAKDMVEKNLEVAGLSLAQLKKEGGIHIQPGKNPYNMPDDFEVVFFNEDIEDAGFPGVPTYKPVEEPPAGFARLIYGRVPVHTFNRTQNNVWLHSAMPTNPVWLNDELAAKMGLKDGDEVGFINQDGIKSRTTTIVKTTPGIRKDCVYMGHGYGSANPLMTVGVGAGVDDTSLVTKIAVDPETGANGMRNNFVKFIKDGKIINIPTAA; the protein is encoded by the coding sequence ATGGCGTTCAACTTAACGAGGCGTAAATTTTTGCAATCTGCCTCTTTGGCAGCTGTAGCTTTGCCCCTTTCCCGGGCAATAGCATCAGAGAGCGGTGTCAAACGTTCTCCCCTTGAAGCAAAAGGATCTTTCAAGGATGAAACCGTGGTCGGGGGTATTTGCGAGATGTGTTTCTGGCGGTGCCAGCTGGTTGGTAAAAAAAGGGGTGGGCGCCTTGTAAAACTTGAAGGAAATCCAAAATCGATTGACAACGGAACTTCCATCTGTGCAAGAGGAAACGCCGGAATCAAACTTCTTTACGATCCGGACCGCCTGAAATTCCCCCTGAAAAACGTAGGTGAGCGTGGAAATCCCAAATGGAAGAAGATTTCCTGGAAAGAGGCTCTTGATGAATGTGGGAATAAATTAAAGGCTGTTGAAGACAAATACGGTGCCAAAGGCATCTGCGTTTTTCCGCATGGTTCCTCAGCCAAATACCCAATGCACTTTTTCGAGAGGACTGTTGGTACAAAAAATGTCAGTGAAGCTTCTTTTTTCCAGTGCAGGGGAATTCGTGACACAGCTTACGTTGCGACTATCGGTAAAGCACCTGGCGAAAAAGTCGATATGCCGAATGCCAAGGTTATTTTCCTTCTTGGAGGCCATTTTGGTGAAAATATTCATGTCTCCCATATTAAACGATACCTGAAAGGATTACAGAACGGTGCCAAACTGATTGTCGTCGACCCCCGCTATTCTGCATCTGCTGCAAAGTCTGATATATGGGTGCCAATAAAGCCGGGTACTGATACAGCTTTTCTCCTTGGCATAATGAACTATCTCATTGCGACCAAAAAATATGATGCTGACTTCGTTGATGAATATGGTGATGGATTTGAAGAATTTGCCAAAGGTATTGAGGAATGGAGCCTGGAAAAAGCTGCAGCTGCATGTGATCTGACAGTACAGCAGATAAAAGAGGTGGCGGACTTGCTGGCAGACAACGCTCCAAACGTCTCCATTCATCCTGGTAGACATGTCTCCTGGTATGGAAATGATTTCCAGCGCCAACGATCTCTTGCCTGTCTTACCGGTCTTCTGGGTGCTTTTTATGTGAAAGGTGGCTGGGTACCCGCTATCGGACCCAAAGTTGGCAAACTCAGTTGGGAACACAAGGAACATGAAGAAGAATTCAACCTCAATCTCAACAGTGATGATGAATTATACCATCCTTTCACACCTCCGGGAACGCCTACTGAGCTGATTCGTGATGCTGCACTGACAGGGAAACCTCATCCGATCAAAGGATGTGTTATCTGGGGACAAAACCCGATTCAAACCATTCCCGGTCAGGAAAAAATGAAGAATGTTCTCAGGCAGATGGATTTTGTCATGTGCGTTGATGTCATGCCTACTGACATCACCATGTGGGCCGATATTCTTCTTCCTGAAGTCAGTTATCTGGAACGATATGATTATATTAAGACAGGGACTCAGTGGGACTTGTCGGAAAAACAGCAACAGTTTATCTCGGCGAGGATGCCGCTTGTGTCACCTCTGTTCGAGCGGAAAGACCAGGTTTTCATCACCAACGAAATTGCCAAACGTATGGGATACGAAGAAGATATCCCGGTGAAAACCGCAAAAGATATGGTCGAAAAAAATCTGGAAGTTGCCGGCCTTTCACTCGCCCAGCTCAAAAAGGAAGGTGGTATCCATATTCAACCTGGGAAAAATCCGTACAACATGCCCGACGATTTTGAGGTTGTCTTTTTTAATGAAGACATCGAGGATGCAGGTTTCCCAGGGGTGCCGACTTATAAACCTGTAGAAGAACCACCGGCTGGCTTTGCCCGATTGATCTATGGTCGTGTCCCTGTCCATACTTTCAACAGAACTCAGAATAATGTCTGGCTGCACAGTGCCATGCCAACAAATCCTGTCTGGTTGAATGATGAACTTGCTGCAAAAATGGGTTTAAAGGACGGCGATGAAGTCGGCTTCATTAATCAGGATGGAATAAAATCAAGGACAACGACCATCGTTAAAACCACTCCCGGTATACGAAAAGACTGTGTCTACATGGGACATGGCTATGGCTCTGCCAATCCACTTATGACTGTCGGAGTTGGCGCGGGTGTTGATGATACCAGCCTGGTAACCAAAATTGCCGTAGACCCGGAAACGGGTGCTAACGGAATGCGAAATAATTTTGTCAAGTTCATTAAAGACGGTAAAATCATCAATATCCCGACGGCTGCTTAA
- a CDS encoding TorD/DmsD family molecular chaperone: MNKTYLESLYALLDALGGEKEKDAIDTAIKKSRDFLEDLQVEYTRLFINGIPHVVAPPYGSVYFDKSLQGKYAEQVMHYYCSKGYALTDKADFPDNLIHQLEFLSFLAEDKDQESENEFLGTYFLPWFETFSKLVKKEAQHPFYRIIITLIDFFTKEEKEYGVQLNEA, translated from the coding sequence ATGAATAAAACCTACCTTGAAAGTCTCTATGCCTTACTCGATGCACTTGGTGGTGAGAAAGAAAAGGATGCTATTGACACTGCAATAAAAAAGAGCAGAGATTTTCTGGAAGATTTACAGGTAGAGTATACACGACTTTTCATCAATGGTATTCCACATGTCGTGGCCCCTCCTTACGGCTCTGTTTATTTTGACAAATCCCTGCAGGGTAAATACGCCGAGCAGGTCATGCACTACTATTGTTCAAAAGGATATGCTTTGACTGATAAAGCGGATTTTCCGGACAATCTGATACATCAACTTGAATTTCTGTCATTTTTGGCCGAAGATAAAGATCAGGAAAGTGAAAACGAATTTTTAGGTACCTATTTCCTACCCTGGTTTGAAACTTTTTCAAAACTGGTAAAAAAGGAAGCACAACACCCTTTTTATCGTATCATCATTACTTTAATCGACTTTTTCACAAAGGAGGAAAAGGAATATGGCGTTCAACTTAACGAGGCGTAA
- a CDS encoding lytic transglycosylase domain-containing protein has translation MTNIGWADLDQSLKKFKNKKIEQNDIEKLARYDYLIRYFADFSYFVPKHKVNPDFIRALILAESGANPRAVSNRKAIGLGQILYPTGKTAARELSKSRTHFRYVSKTTLKNLKKRDLFDPAVNILLTCYLIAKYNYKFDGRLDLVVSAWNAGENTESLNRGKHAPFRETEDLIGKINNFFIYLIRHRSFP, from the coding sequence ATGACAAACATCGGATGGGCTGATCTGGACCAGTCCCTCAAAAAATTTAAAAATAAAAAAATAGAACAAAACGATATAGAAAAACTAGCCCGCTATGATTACCTCATACGGTATTTTGCCGACTTTTCATATTTTGTGCCTAAACATAAAGTAAACCCGGACTTTATCCGCGCCCTTATCCTTGCAGAATCTGGAGCCAATCCCAGAGCCGTTTCGAATCGAAAGGCGATTGGCCTCGGGCAGATTCTATATCCTACAGGAAAGACGGCTGCAAGGGAGTTGAGTAAATCACGAACACATTTTCGATATGTTTCGAAAACTACTCTGAAGAATCTCAAAAAAAGAGACCTTTTTGATCCAGCAGTAAATATTCTACTGACATGTTATCTGATCGCCAAATACAATTATAAATTTGACGGTAGACTTGATCTTGTTGTCTCTGCCTGGAATGCTGGAGAAAACACAGAGTCTCTCAATCGAGGAAAACACGCGCCATTTCGTGAAACTGAAGATTTAATCGGTAAAATAAACAATTTTTTTATTTATTTGATCAGGCACAGATCCTTTCCATGA
- a CDS encoding M18 family aminopeptidase, producing MNQTIFNSHLFSFLKKSASPYHAVFQMKHFLEDHGFSQLPDRTNIPPGPGSAFYHIRDNGSLIACIFGKEEQPEDGFRILAAHTDSPCLQVKPLPDIAQDTYLKLGVEIYGGPLLQTWFDRDLSLAGRTCCLMQDGSLAVFLIDFKRPMLVIPSLAIHFNREANKKNEINAQDDLPPLLAQAVAGQLPNLKTLLFEQIKQENPLEKIKEVLTFDLFCYDTQVPAFTGHKEEFICGGKLDNLLSCFVGMQSITAGQMNKNCLLLCTNHEENGSVSVAGAGSDFAESFFKRVIPDPTTRLRALEKSFLISMDNSHATHPNFISKSDKGHKIFLNKAPVIKINANQRYATNSMSAAIYKKICSEVQMKPQEFVMRSDMACGSTIGPMTAARLGIQTVDVGIPTLAMHSIREFTGTADPFLLYRTTAKFLEMDMEELAIRP from the coding sequence ATGAACCAGACAATTTTCAACAGCCATCTCTTTTCTTTTCTCAAAAAATCTGCATCTCCATATCATGCGGTTTTTCAAATGAAACATTTTTTGGAAGACCATGGTTTTTCCCAGTTGCCTGACCGGACAAACATCCCTCCAGGTCCCGGTTCAGCTTTCTATCACATCAGAGATAATGGTTCGCTTATTGCCTGCATTTTCGGAAAAGAAGAGCAACCGGAAGACGGTTTTCGTATCCTGGCTGCCCATACGGACAGCCCGTGTCTGCAGGTCAAACCACTTCCGGATATAGCGCAGGACACGTACCTGAAACTAGGGGTGGAAATCTATGGAGGGCCGCTACTTCAGACCTGGTTTGATCGTGATCTTTCCCTGGCAGGTCGAACCTGTTGCCTTATGCAGGATGGCAGTCTTGCCGTTTTCCTGATAGATTTCAAGAGACCGATGCTTGTTATTCCAAGCCTTGCCATTCATTTTAATCGTGAAGCCAACAAGAAAAATGAAATAAATGCCCAGGATGATCTGCCACCCCTTCTCGCTCAGGCTGTTGCAGGACAGCTTCCAAACCTGAAAACACTCCTTTTTGAACAAATCAAGCAGGAAAACCCTCTGGAAAAAATTAAAGAGGTTCTCACCTTTGACCTGTTCTGTTATGACACACAGGTGCCTGCTTTTACAGGGCATAAGGAAGAATTTATCTGTGGAGGAAAGCTTGATAACCTGTTGAGTTGCTTTGTCGGGATGCAGTCAATCACAGCGGGTCAGATGAATAAAAACTGTCTTCTTCTCTGTACAAATCATGAGGAAAATGGTTCTGTTTCCGTAGCAGGCGCCGGATCTGATTTTGCTGAATCTTTTTTTAAACGCGTCATTCCAGATCCAACTACGAGACTGAGAGCCCTGGAAAAATCATTTCTCATTTCCATGGATAACAGTCATGCAACCCATCCAAATTTTATAAGCAAATCTGATAAGGGCCACAAAATATTTCTCAACAAGGCTCCTGTTATAAAAATAAATGCCAATCAACGCTATGCAACCAACAGTATGAGCGCTGCAATATACAAAAAAATCTGTAGTGAAGTCCAGATGAAACCACAGGAATTTGTCATGAGAAGTGATATGGCTTGTGGGTCTACAATTGGACCGATGACCGCAGCCCGCCTTGGTATTCAAACTGTTGATGTCGGTATTCCCACACTTGCAATGCATTCCATTCGCGAATTCACCGGAACTGCCGATCCCTTTCTCCTGTATCGTACTACAGCCAAATTCCTGGAGATGGATATGGAGGAGCTGGCCATTCGCCCATGA
- a CDS encoding putative metalloprotease CJM1_0395 family protein, whose protein sequence is MTTVSPANFFNQSHMQGYQANSGEKPPSARHLSAGDKVTLSGESPENIKGKKETKENLNGQEQLNEEDLRILESLKKRDREVRTHEQAHLAAAGRYAGGGAHFTTQKGPDGHAYAVSGEVPIDVGKENSPEATISKMETIKRAALAPQNPSSADRRIAAEAAVKEAAARKELLLKNQEVLLNSPNPSLSQSSSNQPQNIIPAQTVISSYEAIEALQKKSA, encoded by the coding sequence ATGACAACTGTTTCTCCAGCGAATTTTTTCAACCAGTCTCACATGCAGGGATATCAGGCCAACAGTGGGGAAAAACCTCCCTCTGCTCGCCATTTATCTGCAGGCGACAAGGTAACTCTCTCTGGAGAATCTCCTGAAAACATAAAGGGAAAAAAAGAAACAAAAGAAAATCTAAACGGACAGGAGCAGCTCAACGAGGAGGACTTACGTATTCTTGAAAGTCTGAAAAAACGGGATCGTGAAGTTCGGACCCATGAACAGGCACATCTTGCGGCAGCGGGACGATATGCCGGAGGCGGAGCTCATTTTACAACACAAAAAGGGCCGGATGGCCATGCCTATGCTGTATCTGGTGAAGTCCCCATTGACGTCGGCAAAGAAAACAGTCCTGAGGCCACAATCAGTAAGATGGAGACCATTAAACGTGCGGCTCTCGCTCCACAGAATCCTTCCTCCGCAGACAGGCGGATAGCTGCCGAAGCTGCTGTTAAAGAGGCTGCCGCCAGAAAAGAACTTCTCCTGAAAAACCAGGAAGTCCTGCTGAATTCTCCCAATCCGTCCTTATCTCAATCGTCTTCAAACCAGCCGCAAAATATAATCCCCGCTCAAACGGTGATCAGCAGTTACGAGGCAATTGAGGCACTACAGAAAAAATCGGCTTAG
- a CDS encoding TIGR00266 family protein has translation MDSWYVAVNGKQEGPFSSYQVQTNLDSGIYNNDTLVWKQDFENWVPLSSVSELQNRDLPPSPPHQRGADEIDYEIFGHEMQYVEIELDPDESAVAEAGSMMYMSNGIEMETIFGDGSVASEQGGFLDKMLGAGKRLITGEGLFTTIFTFKGQEKGKIAFASPYPGKIIPLDLKDYQGKLVCQKDAFLCAAKGVSIGVEFQKKIGAALFGGEGFIMQKLEGDGQIFVHAGGTIVQKDLQAGETLRIDTGCLVAMTGTVDYDIQFVGGIKSAIFGGEGFFFTTLTGPGHVWLQSLPFSRLAGRIHRAAPQNNAGFSTSGEGSVLGELGNLFQR, from the coding sequence ATGGACAGTTGGTATGTAGCAGTAAATGGAAAACAGGAAGGTCCTTTTTCGTCTTATCAGGTGCAGACAAATCTGGACAGCGGGATTTATAACAACGATACGCTGGTATGGAAACAGGATTTTGAAAACTGGGTTCCCCTTTCCTCAGTTTCTGAACTGCAGAACAGGGACCTGCCGCCTTCCCCACCCCACCAAAGGGGGGCTGATGAAATTGACTATGAAATTTTCGGCCATGAAATGCAGTATGTGGAAATCGAACTGGATCCTGATGAAAGTGCTGTCGCTGAAGCCGGTTCAATGATGTACATGTCCAACGGTATTGAAATGGAAACCATTTTTGGTGATGGGAGTGTTGCTTCTGAACAGGGTGGATTCCTGGATAAAATGCTAGGAGCCGGGAAACGGCTTATTACTGGAGAAGGTCTTTTTACAACTATTTTTACCTTCAAGGGCCAGGAGAAAGGCAAAATCGCCTTTGCATCACCCTATCCCGGTAAAATTATTCCCCTTGACCTGAAAGATTACCAGGGCAAACTGGTTTGTCAGAAAGACGCTTTCCTCTGTGCCGCCAAAGGTGTGTCTATTGGTGTTGAATTTCAAAAAAAGATCGGCGCCGCCCTTTTCGGTGGGGAAGGCTTCATCATGCAGAAGCTCGAAGGAGATGGGCAGATCTTTGTTCATGCTGGAGGAACCATTGTGCAGAAAGATCTTCAGGCTGGTGAAACCCTGAGAATTGACACTGGATGTCTCGTTGCCATGACCGGAACAGTTGACTATGATATCCAGTTTGTAGGTGGTATTAAATCAGCAATTTTTGGCGGCGAAGGTTTTTTCTTCACTACGCTTACTGGACCAGGCCATGTCTGGCTGCAGTCTCTGCCGTTTTCCCGTCTGGCCGGCCGAATCCACAGGGCAGCACCCCAGAACAATGCAGGGTTTTCAACTTCTGGAGAAGGTTCAGTACTGGGAGAGCTGGGTAATCTCTTTCAGCGCTGA
- a CDS encoding manganese-dependent inorganic pyrophosphatase: MAISVVGHSNPDTDSVTASIALAALLNAQGQEAQACMQCAAADLNPESKVVLEKFGLEAPVEISDAAGKDIALVDFSDLAQGPANLADANVVAVVDHHKVGDLTTNNPILFRAEPVGCTGTVLNKMFKEAGVSIPKNVAGGMLAAILSDTVNFKSPTCTEDDKIAVNDLKTVAGVDDTDALFMDMLKAKSSVDGVPAKDLLFRDYKDFDMKGNKVGVGQLELATLDQVADIRADLIKAMEEVKADGRHSVLLMLTDVVKEGTDLVVISDDPALIENAFGGKLESNSMWIDGMMSRKKQTVPNLQKAFGC; the protein is encoded by the coding sequence ATGGCTATTTCCGTAGTAGGACATTCTAATCCTGATACTGATTCTGTAACAGCTTCAATTGCACTGGCGGCATTGTTAAATGCACAAGGTCAGGAAGCTCAGGCATGCATGCAGTGCGCTGCTGCAGATCTCAATCCAGAATCTAAAGTGGTACTGGAAAAGTTTGGCCTTGAAGCCCCTGTAGAAATCAGCGATGCAGCTGGAAAAGATATTGCCCTTGTTGATTTCAGTGACCTGGCACAGGGACCTGCTAATCTGGCAGATGCAAATGTAGTTGCAGTTGTAGATCATCACAAAGTTGGTGATCTGACCACAAACAATCCGATTCTCTTCAGGGCAGAACCTGTAGGATGTACCGGAACTGTTTTGAACAAAATGTTTAAAGAAGCGGGAGTTTCCATACCAAAAAATGTGGCTGGAGGAATGCTGGCTGCGATTCTGAGTGATACTGTTAATTTCAAATCACCCACCTGCACTGAAGATGACAAAATTGCAGTTAATGATTTGAAAACAGTTGCCGGTGTGGATGATACCGATGCCCTTTTTATGGATATGCTGAAGGCAAAATCTTCCGTTGACGGAGTGCCGGCAAAAGACCTTCTTTTCCGGGACTATAAAGATTTCGATATGAAAGGGAATAAGGTTGGAGTCGGCCAACTGGAACTTGCTACCCTTGACCAGGTTGCTGATATTCGTGCTGATCTGATAAAAGCGATGGAAGAAGTGAAAGCCGACGGAAGACACTCTGTTCTGCTCATGCTCACTGATGTTGTAAAAGAAGGTACGGATCTGGTCGTAATTTCCGATGATCCCGCACTGATCGAAAATGCTTTTGGAGGTAAATTAGAAAGCAATTCCATGTGGATTGATGGGATGATGAGCCGTAAAAAGCAGACAGTTCCCAACCTGCAGAAGGCTTTTGGTTGTTAA